The sequence CGGGATCGTCGTCTCGAGCGTCTCGATGCCCCCGAGATTGGATATCGCCACGGTCGCTGGAGTCCCGGCTGGGACGGTCATAGCCGAACGAACCCGTGGGCAGTAAAAAAGGTTTGGGCGTACCCACCTTCCCTATCCAACGTTACAGTGGAAAACTCTGTAGCGATCGGACCGACTGATCGATGCGCGGGGTCCAATCTACGAGGTCCAGCGTGGACGTTTTCGCCAATCTGAGACATTATAAATGAATACTCCGACTGGGGAGATGTGCCGACGGCCCCCATCCGCCACCGCTCGCAACCGACCGACGCTTCGCCAGCACTCTCGATCCGTCGGCCCGTATCGAGCCACCGGCCCCTCGGCCTATCGGGGAATCGACGACTGGTTCAGTGGGTACCTTCTGCGTCCTCGATCCCGAGGTCGTCGAGTGCCGCTCGGAGATTGTCCGCGGGGGATTCGCTCCCGGCTGGTGCCCGTTCCGCTCGCACTGGCCGGTCGATACCGTATTCATCGACCAGGTCGTCGATGATTCGGGCGAGGTGTCGCTGCGAGTAGGCGACGCCGAACCCCTCCTCGACGAGCGTGGCGATCTGTCCCATAGTGAGCGGTCGATGGGTGTCGAGCAGATGTGCGAGCCGCTCTCGCTGGTCCGTAGACAGTTTCGGCGGTCGTCCCCCGCCGAACGCCGGTTCGAGTCCGGTCACGCCAGCTTCGTTCCAGGCCGCAGTCCATCGACTGGCCGTCGGCTGCGAGATTCCGACCCGGCCGGCCGCCTCGGTGAGCGTATCGCCGGCGTAGAGGTTTTTGACGAAGCAGAGCCGGCGGACGAGGTAGGCGTCTCCCGAGCGCTGGGCCGCGTCGATCGCCGCGTCGATCTCCGGGTCGTCCAGTCGTCGTTCGACGTCGCGCCGGGGTCCAGGCATGCGCTGCTCTCGTGGCTCTAACTATTCAATAGTTTCGACACATTGTGCGCAATTTGACGAACGCCCGCCGCCCTGGAACGTCGGCCGATCGGCGGGGCTCGGTTGACGGCCACAGCTGTCGGACACATCGCAACGCTCAGGTGACCGCCACTGGTGGGTCACCCATGGAACTCGGCGTCATCGGACTCGGACGCATGGGACGTATCGTGGTCGACCGAACGCTCGACGCCGGTCACGACGTCGTCGCCTTCGACATCGACGAGGAAGCAGTGGCGGCGGCCGCGGAGGCGGGTGCCACCCCGGCCGAATCGATACCCGACGTAGCCGCCCAATTGGGCGAGGACCGCCGCATCTGGCTCATGGTGCCGGCGGGAGACCCCGTCGACGCGGCTCTCGCGGAACTCGAACCTCACCTCGACGAGGGCGACGTGGTCGTCGACGGTGGGAACTCCTATTTCAAGGACTCCGTCCGTCGGGCCGAGGAGACCGACGTCGCGTACCTCGACTGTGGGACGAGCGGGGGTCCCGCCGGCGCGGCTCTCGGGTTCTCGCTCATGGTCGGCGGGCCCGAGTGGGCCTACGAGGAACTGGTCCCCGTCTTCGACGCGGTGGCCACCGGCCCCGACGGGCACGCACGCATGGGGCCCACCGGATCGGGTCACTACGTGAAGATGGTCCACAACGGGGTCGAGTACGCGCTGATGCAGGCCTACGGCGAGGGCTTCGAGTTGCTCGCCAATGGCCGGTACGACCTGGATCTGGAGACCGTCTCACGGACCTGGAACAACGGCGCGGTGATCCGCTCGTGGCTGCTCGAACTCGCCGAGGAGTCGTTCCGCGAGGAGGGCAACGACCTCGGTGACGTCGCCGACCA is a genomic window of Halanaeroarchaeum sp. HSR-CO containing:
- a CDS encoding helix-turn-helix domain-containing protein — encoded protein: MPGPRRDVERRLDDPEIDAAIDAAQRSGDAYLVRRLCFVKNLYAGDTLTEAAGRVGISQPTASRWTAAWNEAGVTGLEPAFGGGRPPKLSTDQRERLAHLLDTHRPLTMGQIATLVEEGFGVAYSQRHLARIIDDLVDEYGIDRPVRAERAPAGSESPADNLRAALDDLGIEDAEGTH
- the gnd gene encoding phosphogluconate dehydrogenase (NAD(+)-dependent, decarboxylating), whose product is MELGVIGLGRMGRIVVDRTLDAGHDVVAFDIDEEAVAAAAEAGATPAESIPDVAAQLGEDRRIWLMVPAGDPVDAALAELEPHLDEGDVVVDGGNSYFKDSVRRAEETDVAYLDCGTSGGPAGAALGFSLMVGGPEWAYEELVPVFDAVATGPDGHARMGPTGSGHYVKMVHNGVEYALMQAYGEGFELLANGRYDLDLETVSRTWNNGAVIRSWLLELAEESFREEGNDLGDVADHVAGGSTGTWTVQESLEQEVPLPLIYQALAERFGSRDAARFSRRLANRLRYGFGRHEVVRED